A window of Paraburkholderia bryophila contains these coding sequences:
- the cynS gene encoding cyanase has translation MTQSQVNPSSRQNLTDVVIDAKIRKNLTFEEINEGTGLSLAFVTAALLGQHPLPADAAKVVADKLGLDEDAVRLLQTVPVRGSIPGGVPTDPTIYRFYEMVQVYGSTLKALVHEKFGDGIISAINFKLDIQKVDDPEGGSRAVITLDGKYLPTKPF, from the coding sequence ATGACCCAATCGCAAGTCAACCCGAGCTCCCGCCAGAACCTGACCGATGTCGTTATCGACGCGAAGATTCGCAAGAACCTGACGTTTGAGGAGATCAATGAAGGGACCGGTCTGAGTCTCGCCTTCGTCACGGCTGCGCTGCTCGGCCAGCATCCCCTGCCCGCGGACGCGGCCAAGGTTGTCGCCGACAAGCTCGGACTCGATGAAGACGCCGTGCGCCTGTTACAGACCGTGCCGGTGCGCGGCAGTATTCCGGGCGGTGTGCCGACCGATCCGACGATCTACCGGTTCTATGAAATGGTGCAGGTCTACGGCTCGACGCTCAAGGCGCTGGTGCACGAGAAGTTTGGCGACGGCATTATCAGCGCGATCAACTTCAAGCTCGATATCCAGAAGGTCGACGATCCGGAGGGCGGTTCGCGTGCAGTGATCACGCTCGACGGCAAGTATCTGCCGACCAAACCGTTCTGA
- a CDS encoding BufA1 family periplasmic bufferin-type metallophore produces MANYKTTTLVVGAFAAALAALTATSASAQEFTAAQKKIQAEHTALVKSGKVEPCFGTAMKGQNDCYAGAGTTCAGTSTTDYQGNAFKLVPKGTCTGISTPGGPGSLSPKV; encoded by the coding sequence ATGGCCAATTACAAAACCACCACTCTCGTCGTCGGTGCATTCGCCGCCGCTCTCGCCGCCTTGACAGCCACCTCTGCCAGCGCACAGGAATTCACCGCGGCGCAGAAGAAGATTCAGGCCGAGCATACGGCGCTCGTCAAATCCGGCAAGGTCGAGCCCTGCTTCGGCACGGCAATGAAGGGGCAAAACGATTGCTACGCGGGGGCGGGCACCACCTGCGCCGGCACCAGCACGACGGACTATCAGGGCAACGCATTCAAGCTGGTGCCCAAGGGAACCTGCACCGGGATCTCCACACCGGGCGGCCCCGGCAGCCTGTCGCCGAAGGTCTAA